In Vitis riparia cultivar Riparia Gloire de Montpellier isolate 1030 chromosome 19, EGFV_Vit.rip_1.0, whole genome shotgun sequence, the following proteins share a genomic window:
- the LOC117908438 gene encoding lysine-specific histone demethylase 1 homolog 2 produces the protein MMDSLGSGGPGPKRSLRKKAGLKSYDENLMDDLIDKHLGGSMKKKNRTTQDIEKETETEAMIALSVGFPIDALLEEEIQAGVVSELDGKEQNDYIVVRNHILARWRDNVHSWLSKGQIKETVSSEYAHLISSAYDFLLYNGYINFGVSPSCMSQIPEEATEGSVIIVGAGLAGLAAARQLLSFGFKVVVLEGRNRPGGRVYTQKMGQKGNYAAVDLGGSVITGIHANPLGVLARQLSIPLHKVRDRCPLYKPDGEVIDKEIDSMIEIIFNKLLDKVTQLRQIMGGFANDISLGSVLETLRQLYAVVRSTEERQLFDWHLANLEYANAGCLTNLSAAYWDQDDPYEMGGDHCFLAGGNWRLIKALCEGVPIFYGKTVHTIKYGNDGVEVIAGDQVFQADMVLCTVPLGVLKKRAIRFEPELPVRKLAAIDRLGFGLLNKVAMVFPRVFWGEDLDTFGRLSNCSHKRGEFFLFYSYHTVSGGPVLVALVAGEAAQAFEYTDPSTLLHRVLNILRGIYTPKGINVPNPIQTICTRWGSDPLSYGSYSHVRVRSSGSDYDILAESVAGRLFFAGEATNRQYPASMHGAFLSGLREASCILGATRSHQSNSRKLTQKNIGPSNDVLIDLFKRPDLAFGKFSFIFNPLTVDPKAMGIMRISVGNSSSENSSEKEIENSSQNSPDLPLQLYTMLSREQAHQLQLIAGEDESRLSFLLKDLGLKLMGPSSMGSIGNSLAATIASARRGRGRYRVSSKYDFSSMH, from the exons ATGATGGATTCTCTGGGTTCGGGTGGGCCTGGCCCAAAGCGTTCATTGAGGAAGAAGGCGGGTTTGAAGAGTTATGATGAGAATTTGATGGATGATCTTATAGATAAGCATTTGGGTGGTTccatgaaaaagaagaatagaACGACACAGGACATAGAGAAAGAGACAGAGACAGAAGCCATGATAGCACTATCTGTAGGGTTTCCTATAGATGCATTGCTTGAAGAGGAGATTCAAGCAGGAGTAGTGAGTGAATTGGATGGGAAAGAACAAAATGATTACATAGTTGTGCGGAATCATATACTTGCAAGATGGAGAGATAATGTGCATTCATGGCTTTCAAAAGGTCAGATTAAAGAAACTGTGAGTAGTGAGTATGCTCATTTGATATCTTCGGCTTATGACTTTCTTCTGTATAATGGGTATATTAATTTTGGTGTTTCACCATCCTGTATGTCCCAAATTCCTGAGGAGGCTACTGAGGGATCAGTGATAATTGTTGGTGCTGGGCTTGCTGGATTAGCAGCAGCAAGACAACTGTTGTCATTTGGTTTCAAGGTTGTGGTTTTAGAAGGTAGGAATCGACCAGGGGGAAGAGTTTATACACAGAAGATGGGCCAGAAGGGTAATTATGCTGCTGTGGATCTTGGTGGCAGTGTTATTACTGGCATCCATGCCAATCCATTAGGAGTTCTTGCTAGACAACTATCCATTCCCCTTCATAAGGTTAGAGATCGGTGTCCCTTGTACAAGCCAGATGGAGAAGTCATTGACAAAGAAATTGATTCAATGATTGAAATCATCTTTAATAAGTTGCTCGATAAAGTCACCCAGTTAAGACAGATAATGGGTGGATTTGCAAATGACATTTCGCTTGGTTCGGTTTTGGAGACATTAAGGCAGTTGTATGCTGTGGTTAGAAGCACAGAGGAAAGACAATTGTTTGATTGGCATCTTGCAAACTTGGAATATGCAAATGCTGGATGTCTTACAAACCTGTCAGCTGCCTACTGGGACCAGGATGATCCTTATGAAATGGGTGGCGACCACTGCTTTCTTGCTGGGGGTAACTGGAGATTGATCAAGGCATTGTGTGAAGGAGTTCCTATATTCTATGGAAAGACTGTTCATACTATTAAGTACGGAAATGATGGTGTTGAGGTGATTGCTGGGGACCAAGTGTTTCAGGCAGATATGGTCCTGTGTACTGTGCCTCTTGGGGTCCTAAAGAAAAGGGCCATAAGATTTGAGCCAGAATTACCCGTAAGAAAGCTTGCTGCAATTGATAGATTGGGTTTTGGGTTGCTGAATAAAGTTGCCATGGTTTTCCCTCGAGTTTTTTGGGGGGAAGACCTGGACACCTTTGGGCGCCTTAGCAATTGTAGCCATAAACGTGGagaattctttttgttttacagTTATCATACTGTTTCTGGAGGTCCAGTACTTGTTGCTCTGGTGGCTGGAGAGGCTGCACAAGCATTTGAATACACGGATCCTTCCACTTTGCTACATCGTGTTCTAAACATACTCCGAG GGATATATACTCCAAAGGGCATCAATGTGCCTAATCCCATACAAACAATATGTACAAGGTGGGGCAGTGATCCCCTTTCCTATGGTTCATATTCTCATGTCAGGGTACGTTCCTCTGGCAGCGACTATGATATACTTGCAGAAAGTGTAGCAGGTCGGCTGTTCTTTGCAGGCGAGGCCACAAATAGGCAATACCCAGCCAGCATGCATGGTGCCTTTCTGAGTGGCTTAAGAGAAGCTTCATGCATTTTGGGAGCTACAAGGTCTCATCAAAGTAATTCCAGGAAATTAACGCAGAAAAATATTGGACCAAGCAATGATGTCTTGATAGATCTATTCAAAAGGCCCGATCTAGCATTTGGAAAGTTTAGCTTTATATTTAACCCATTGACAGTAGACCCAAAAGCAATGGGGATTATGAGAATTAGTGTTGGAAATTCCAGTAGTGAAAACAGTAGTGAAAAGGAAATAGAGAACAGTAGCCAGAATTCTCCAGACCTACCATTGCAGCTTTACACCATGTTATCTCGCGAACAGGCACATCAGCTTCAACTGATTGCTGGAGAGGATGAAAGTAGGTTGTCTTTCTTGCTTAAAGATCTTGGGCTGAAGCTAATGGGACCTAGTTCAATGGGAAGCATAGGCAACTCTTTGGCCGCCACCATTGCTAGTGCACGAAGAGGCAGGGGCAGGTACCGAGTTTCTTCTAAATATGATTTCAGTTCAATGCACTAA